One Drosophila kikkawai strain 14028-0561.14 chromosome 3L, DkikHiC1v2, whole genome shotgun sequence genomic window carries:
- the LOC108080614 gene encoding uncharacterized protein, whose amino-acid sequence MNTSNSDEWKNSIWLEATDSEVLHTGFAEFVEIYKNGCSDENTVVEPKLEIEEPQSEMSSKVELPGEGSSLKSDSTLAISEPNRGVEDVGFNRFLDEWVLKVQTDARSNWMKMSKRERAVFAPRDGIDNGTSSSTLSSAGKVSSSAIRKACDKVCSNLVKRSYSKPKSIQSKRKCLKPRIAKKPKSQKKGLKPICAKKCPSPKPPVAKS is encoded by the exons ATGAACACTTCAAATTCAGACGAGTGGAAGAATAGTATTTGGCTTGAGGCCACAGATTCCGAGGTTCTGCATACTGGGTTTGCAGAATTCGTGGAGATATACAAGAACGGGTGCTCGGATGAAAACACCGTTGTTGAGCCGAAATTAGAAATAGAAGAGCCACAGTCTGAAATGTCTAGTAAG GTTGAGCTTCCCGGCGAGGGTTCAAGCTTGAAATCTGACTCAACACTGGCGATCAGCGAGCCTAACCGTGGGGTAGAGGATGTTGGCTTTAACCGCTTCCTAGATGAGTGGGTCTTAAAAGTACAAACGGATGCCAGGTCCAATTGGATGAAAATGTCCAAACGTGAGCGGGCTGTGTTTGCTCCT agAGACGGTATCGATAATGGCACATCAAGCTCCACGCTATCTTCAGCTGGCAAAGTAAGTAGCAGCGCCATTAGAAAGGCCTGTGATAAGGTCTGTTCCAATTTGGTTAAGCGCAGTTACAGCAAACCAAAGTCCATACAATCCAAAAGGAAATGCCTCAAGCCCCGGATCGCCAAGAAACCGAAATCGCAAAAGAAAGGTCTCAAGCCGATATGTGCCAAAAAGTGTCCCTCGCCGAAACCTCCAGTTGCAAAATCGTAA